A stretch of the Gossypium hirsutum isolate 1008001.06 chromosome D07, Gossypium_hirsutum_v2.1, whole genome shotgun sequence genome encodes the following:
- the LOC107956724 gene encoding cucumber peeling cupredoxin, whose product MINSQIRRPHSHSAALMASNTKLILALFGLLITTATVATGYTNHTVGGYAGWFFHSKTNTSATNYTSWAANQTFSLGDCLIFRTTTNQTVIQTYNETTYRNCTTDDASDTDTFQYNGGNTDFDQSLTIEVPLTIEGANYYFSDAGDGVQCQRGMAFKILVRHGNGLPPSLNQPPPPPYVEAPSDTAQSPPVTINGESPSLNNKAAVGGTNTGVMLCLLLFGVTSSLMTLMW is encoded by the exons ATGATTAATTCTCAGATCAGACGCCCACATTCACATTCAGCGGCACTCATGGCTTCCAACACCAAACTCATTCTAGCGCTGTTCGGCCTCCTCATCACCACCGCTACTGTCGCAACCGGTTACACCAACCACACCGTTGGCGGTTATGCTGGCTGGTTCTTTCATTCTAAAACTAACACATCCGCCACCAATTACACGTCCTGGGCTGCTAATCAGACTTTCAGTCTTGGTGACTGTCTCA TATTTAGGACCACCACAAATCAGACAGTGATCCAGACCTACAATGAAACGACTTATCGTAATTGTACTACGGACGATGCTTCAGACACCGATACCTTCCAATACAACGGCGGGAACACAGACTTTGATCAATCCTTGACCATTGAAGTGCCGTTGACTATTGAGGGCGCAAACTACTACTTCTCCGACGCTGGCGATGGTGTCCAATGTCAGCGTGGCATGGCATTCAAGATCCTCGTTCGGCACGGCAATGGGTTGCCTCCCAGCCTCAACCAGCCTCCGCCTCCTCCCTACGTCGAGGCTCCGAGTGACACAGCTCAGTCTCCGCCGGTCACGATTAACGGCGAGTCACCGTCGTTGAATAACAAAGCCGCGGTCGGCGGTACGAACACAGGAGTGATGCTATGTTTACTTCTGTTTGGTGTTACAAGTTCGTTGATGACTTTGATGTGGTAG